A segment of the Streptomyces sp. Tu 2975 genome:
CCACGTCCGTCGTCGCCCCGATCGCCCCCGACGCCCGCAGCCGGGCGATCGCATCCGGACGGCCCACGACGTCGGCCACGACCATCTCGTACGCCGCCAGCCCTTCCGCGAGCCCCGCGGGGGCGGCGCCCGGCGGCAGATACAGCAGCCGATCGCCGTCCGGGGACGTCACCTCGTAGCCCGTGCCAGGGTGGTCCATCGGCAGGGCCCGCACCCGGTGCCCGCTGATCAGCGTCAACTCCCGCCCGTCCGGCACCCTCCCCGCCGTCGGGAGCCCCGCCGGCAGATCCAGGGGCGGGCCGTCATGAGGGTGCGTCAACAGCACCTGCCGTACGCCCACGAGCGAATGCCCGGCCCGCGCCGCGGCGAGCGCGGCGCCCGGCGTCAGATCCAGAAGCAGCGCCCCGTCCACGAGCAACGCGGTCGCCGCCCGCGCCTCCGGGCCGCGGGCGGTGGCGCACACGGCGCAGGGGCAGTCGGGCCGGGGGAGGCCGGCGGGAGCGCCGGTGCCGAGCAGAGTCAGTTCCACGCCTCCGATCCTGCCGTCTCGCCCGAGCGGTGCGCGCCCGGCTACGCTGCGGGCAGCAAACTGATCAGCTTGCCCTAGGGACGTGGGAGGCGCACATGGCGTGGACGTGGCGGTTCGAGAAGTCCGACGGTACGGAGGTCCAGCCGGCGGTGGAGCCGGAGGAGTTCACGACGCAGGGCGACGCGGAATCCTGGATCGGCGAGCACTGGAAGGAACTCCAGGAGGGCGGGGCGGACCAGGTCGTCCTCTCGGAGGACGGCACGAAGATCTACGGCCCATGAGCCTCCACGAGTCCTGAGCCCCGCCCTGCGGGGCGTCGCTTCGGCCGGGCCCGGCCGGGGGCATGACGCTCCCGGACCGGGCCCGGCGCCTGCTCCGGGCCGGGGCCGGCCCGGAGCCTGCTCCGAACCTCGGCCGGGCCCGGTCCCTGGCGTCGGGGCCGCCGGGTTCCCCCTGACCCCGTCACATCTCGCCCAGCGTGACCGTGACCGCCCGCTCCCGCCCCCCTCGTTCCAGCGTCACGGAAACCTCCTCGCCCGGTCGTTCCGACGCCAGTGCCTCAGCCAGGGACGTGATCGTCGTGATCTCCGCGCCGTCCAGCTTCGTGATGATGTCGCCCGCCCGGATCCCCGCCTTCGCCGCCGGGCCGTCGCCGGACACGGAGACGACCGCGACGCCCGACGGGCGGTAGTCGTCGTCCAGGACGGTGCGGCCCGTGATGCCGAGGGCGGCCCGGCCCGAGTCCCTGACCTCGCCGTACTTGATGATCTGGTCCGCCACCGTCCGCACCATGGAGACCGGGATCGCGAATCCGATGCCTGGCGCGGTGCTGCCTTCGAGGCCGGGGTCGGACGCGGCCAGCGTCGGGATGCCGATGACCTCGCTGCTCAGATTGACGAGCGCGCCCCCGCTGTTGCCGGGGTTGATCGCCGCCGAGGTCTGCACCATGTTGCCGAGGGTCGCCCCGGTCCCGCCGCCCTCGCTGCTCGCACTGACCGTGCGGCCCACGGCGGAGACGATTCCCTGGGTGACGCTGCTGGACAGCCCGAGCGGTGAACCCATGGCCAGGACGATCTGGCCGACCGCGACCTCGGAGGAGTCCCCGAAACGGGCGGCCCGGAGGCCCGGGGGACCTCGTCGAGCTTGACGACGGCGAGGTCCTGCTCGGGGAAGGCGGAGACGAGCGTCGCGGTCAGCGGCTGCTCACCGGTGGCGACGGTGACCTTGAAGCGTTCCGTCCTGCCCACGACATGTGCGTTGGTGACGATGTGGCCCTTGTCGTCGTAGACGATGCCGGAGCCGAGGCCCTGCCCGGCCTCGATCTGGACGACGGAGGGCAGCACGTTCGCGATGACTTCCCGGTAGTCGTCCTCGAGCTCGCTCGCGGCGACCGGGGCTGCGGCGGCCCGGGTCGAGGACACCGGCTCGGGCCCGGCGGCCGGCGAACAGGCGGCGGTCAGGGCGGCCACGCAGAGAACGGCGACCGTGGGCGCCGCCTGCCGGAGGGTTCGAGGGGCCGGGCGGGGAGATGCGTCCATGCCCGGAGTATCCCTACGGCCGCCCGGCCGGTGCCTGCGTTGCGCCGCCGATCAGGGGGCGGCGCCGGGAGTCAGATCCGCCGTACTCCGCACAGGTGCAGCAGCGCCGCCACCCCGCGGTACGGGTCGGTGCGTCCGGCGCGCTCCTCGAGCATCAGCACTTGGTGCAGCTCGTCGGCGGCGGGGAGTTCGACGTCGTTGCCGACGTGGTCCGTGAAGATCCGCACCCCGTACCAGGCGTGCAGCGGCGCGGCGATGCCGTCCAGAGTCGCCGTGAGGGCTGCGAGCCGGTCGGCGCGCACCTTCAGGCCGAGGCGGTTGGTGTAGGTGTCCGTGTCGAAGGCGTCCAGCGCCGTCTGCCAGTCCCCGGCCGCTCCGGGCCGCATGGCCAGCGCGTCGCCGTTGCGGACGAGCAGGGACAGCAGCCCGCCCGGCGCCAGCATCCGGGCCAGGCCGGCGAGCAACCCGTCCGGCTCCGCCACGTACATCAGCACGCCGTGGCAGAGGACCACGTCGAAGCTGCCCGGCAGGAAGTGCACGCCGGTGTCCCGGCCGTCGCCCTCCACGAGCCGGACCCGCTCGCGGATACCGGCGGGCTCGCCCGCCAGTGCCTCACGGGCGGCCTTCAGCATCACGGCGTCCGACTCCAGGCCGGTGACCGTGTGCCCCGCGCGTGCCAGGCGCAGGGCCTGGGTGCCCTGGCCCATGCCGACGTCGAGCACCCGCAGCCGCTGGCCGACGGGATACCGCGACGTTATCTGTTCCTCGAGCTGCCGGGCCACCAGCTCCTGGCGGACGGTGTTGCGCAGACCGCCTGCGCCGGCCAGCCAGTTCGCGGACGCCTCCGGCGTGAAGCCGCCAGGCTGCGACGAATCGGCGCTCAGGGCCGCTCTCCGCGCTTGACCTGCGGCTTGGGCAGACGCAGCCGCCGCATCTGGAGCGTACGCATCAGGCCGTAGGCCACGGCTCCGCGCTTCGGCTCGTTCGGGAAGCGCTCGCGGAGCTGCTTCTTCAGACGGATCGACAGACCGATCGAGTCGACGACGATCAGCACGATCACGCCGAGCCAGAGCAGCAGCGCGATGTTCTGCAGCTGGGCGACCCGGACCATGCTCAGCACCAGGATCACCACCGCGAGCGGCAGGAAGAACTCCGCGATGCAGAAACGGGAGTCGACGAAGTCGCGGACGAAGCGCCGCACCGGGCCCTTGTCGCGGGCCGGCAGGTAACGCTCGTCGCCGCTGGCGAGAGCCTCCCGCTGCCTGGCCATGTCGGCACGGCGGGCTTCACGCTGGCGCTTCATCGCCTCCTTGCGGTCCTGCGGCGCACCACTGGAGGCACGACGGCGCTGGCCCTGTGCCTCACTGCGCTT
Coding sequences within it:
- a CDS encoding methyltransferase domain-containing protein, encoding MAGAGGLRNTVRQELVARQLEEQITSRYPVGQRLRVLDVGMGQGTQALRLARAGHTVTGLESDAVMLKAAREALAGEPAGIRERVRLVEGDGRDTGVHFLPGSFDVVLCHGVLMYVAEPDGLLAGLARMLAPGGLLSLLVRNGDALAMRPGAAGDWQTALDAFDTDTYTNRLGLKVRADRLAALTATLDGIAAPLHAWYGVRIFTDHVGNDVELPAADELHQVLMLEERAGRTDPYRGVAALLHLCGVRRI
- a CDS encoding DUF3043 domain-containing protein gives rise to the protein MFRSRSKEEKAPTGKVTADLSKQPRDPEAPKGRPTPKRSEAQGQRRRASSGAPQDRKEAMKRQREARRADMARQREALASGDERYLPARDKGPVRRFVRDFVDSRFCIAEFFLPLAVVILVLSMVRVAQLQNIALLLWLGVIVLIVVDSIGLSIRLKKQLRERFPNEPKRGAVAYGLMRTLQMRRLRLPKPQVKRGERP